From Paenibacillus sp. PL2-23:
TCTCCCTAATCTCCTGGAACAGACGCGAGCTCATGCCGCCGCCAAGCGCGTTGTTCAGCAGCACCATCGCATACAGCTTGGGATCCCGATTGGAGCAGCCCGGGAAGGTCATGCATATATGATTCTGCTCCGTTTTTTTCTTATAAAAAATATAATCGCCGCGGAACACCGGCGGCTCTGTCAGGAACGGGGTGGAATGGGCGGCGAACCCGCCGAAGTGGGCCTCCAGCAAGGGTAGCAGCTTGCCCTCCTCCACGTTGCCCGCAACGCTGACAACCGTGTTCTCAATCGTATACCGCTCCTGCATATAGCCCCTCAGCGTGTCAGGACCCATCGCTTCCAGCCGTTCCTTCAGGCCTAGGATAGAATAAGCCAGCGCATGATCTCCGAAGGAAGCTCGCGAGGCCTCGTCATGCACCTTATCGTCAGGCGTATCCTCGTACATGGCAATTTCTTCGAGAATGACGTTTTTTTCTTTGGCGAGCTCATGCGGGTCGAATTGGGAATGGAAGAACATGTCCGAAAGCGCGTCCACTGCCATCGGCAAATGCTCATCCAGCACCTTGGCGAAGTAGCACGTGTACTCCTTGGACGTAAAGGCGTTCACATTGCCCCCGATTCCGTCGAACAGATCGGCGATGTCCTTGGCCGTCCGCTTCTCCGTACCCTTGAAGAGCATGTGCTCGATAAAATGGGAAATTCCGTTATTTTCCAACGTTTCGTTCCGAGAGCCCGTTTTCACCCATATGCCGAACGAAACGGAACGGACGGTCGGGATGTATTCCACCACAACGCGCAAGCCGTTGCTAAGCGTATATTTGTTCACTAAGCGTCGTCCTCCTATTCGTATATCACTATATCAGAATACGCCCGCGCCCTCAACAACGACCGGCACTCGCGCTTCCGACAAGG
This genomic window contains:
- a CDS encoding pitrilysin family protein, giving the protein MNKYTLSNGLRVVVEYIPTVRSVSFGIWVKTGSRNETLENNGISHFIEHMLFKGTEKRTAKDIADLFDGIGGNVNAFTSKEYTCYFAKVLDEHLPMAVDALSDMFFHSQFDPHELAKEKNVILEEIAMYEDTPDDKVHDEASRASFGDHALAYSILGLKERLEAMGPDTLRGYMQERYTIENTVVSVAGNVEEGKLLPLLEAHFGGFAAHSTPFLTEPPVFRGDYIFYKKKTEQNHICMTFPGCSNRDPKLYAMVLLNNALGGGMSSRLFQEIREKRGLAYSVYSYHTGYADSGLFTVYAGTAPKQTKEVLDLTLEQIQELSVKGLAEEELHRGKEQLKGSLILSLESTSSRMNRIGKNELMIGHHYTLDELLNRIDSVTMDDIREVTKRMLAVPFAVAMVGSTDKDAVKLRRDQYVPGAV